In the genome of Dyadobacter fermentans DSM 18053, the window ACGTTCTGGTCGCGGATGGCCTGGATCACCTCGTCAGCGGAGACATTGTAGCTGTTCATACGATCCGGTTCCAGCCATACGCGCATGGAGTAGTCTTTGCTACCCATAATTTGCGCGCGGCCCACGCCGTCGATCCTTTTCAGCTCTTTGAGGATATTGATATCGGCGAAGTTGTACACAAAATCCTCGCCTACGGTGGTGTCGGAGCTCATGATATCGAGGTACATGAGCATACTGTTTACCTCTTTTTCCGTGGTTACACCGGCCTTGATTACCTCTTCGGGAAGTTCGTCAATAACCGTCTGAACGCGGTTTTGCACGTTCACCGCGGCAAGGTCGGGGTCCACGCCGACATTAAATGAAATATTGATGGTGGTAACACCGTCGTTACCGGACACGCTGGTCATGTAAGTCATGCCGGGCACCCCGTTGATCGCCTTTTCGAGCGGTACGGCCACGGCATCAACGCACACCTCGGCATTGGCACCGGTGTAGGTGGCCGTTACGACCACCGACGGCGGTACGATATCGGGAAACTGGGATACGGGTAGTTCCAGCACAGCCAGAACGCCGAGTAGGGTTATAAAGATAGAAATGACCAGCGAGAGCACTGGCCGCTCAATGAATTTTTGAAACATAATCTACAATTCAAGTGGGAGAACAAATGCTACCGCGAGGTAAGCTCGATTTTTTCGGTCGGTACGTCGGTGCTGTCAACCGTTACATTCTTGGGATTGATGGTAGCACCATCCCGCAATGATTGAAGACCTTCGTAAACGATCGTTTCTCCGGGTTCGAGGCCCGATTTCACCACGTAAAAAGTAGATAGCCGCGACTGCGGTACGAAACTGCGGGTTTTGACCTTATTGTCTTTGCCCAATACATACACAAAGTTCTTATCCTGAATCTCGAACGCCGCTTTCTGCGGGATCAGGATTGCATTTTCCACCGTGTTGGTCAGGCGGATCGTTCCGGTTGAACCGTGTTTCAGCAGTTTTTCAGGGTTCGAAAAGCGTGCGCGGAATGCGATGGAGCCTGTTCCTTCGTCGAATGCACCTTCCATGGTTTCAATGGTTCCTTTGTGTTTGAAAAAGGAGCCATCTGCAAGTTCAAGCTCTACGACCGCGTTTTTAGTGGCCGCATTTCCTCTTGTTTTAATGTATTCCAGGTATTCGTTTTCAGAAACATTGAAATAAGCATACACCGTTTTGGTGTCCGACAGCGTCGTGAGCAATGTTCCTTCGTCGATGAGGCTGCCCATTTTGTGCGGAAGACGGTCGACGACGCCGTCGAAAGGCGCGCGGATTACCGTGTAAGCGAGCTGAATAGCCGCATTCGATTTCTCGGATTTGGCTTCCTCTATTTTCGCATTGGCCGCTGCGAGCTTGGCCTGCGCCACGTCGAGTTCGGTTTTGGAAACGACATTTTTATCAACCAGTAATTTCACCCGCTTCACTTCCAGCTCGGCACCTTTGGCTTCGGCAATGGCGCTTTGCAGGTTCGCTTTGGCCTTGGCGAGTTGCGCTTCGTATTCTTCGTTATTGATCCGGAAGAGCGTCTGGCCTTTTTTTACCTCCTTACCTTCATCCACATATATTTCTTCGAGGTATCCCTTCACGCGGGCATAGATCTCTACGTTCCGCACGGCATGGATGTCGCCCACGTACTCGCGGTGCAATGAGGTTTTTTGGGGCCTGAGTTCCGTTACGGGGATGGTCGGAACACTGTCTTTCGACTCCGATAGCGTCTCACTTTTGGAAGCGCAGCCGTATGCGAAAACGCTTATGAGCAAAAGGAGCGGCCATTTTAAATTTTTCATGATGATGCGTTTGTATAAAATTGGTTGGCGGTAATGCAAGAGAATAGGAATAGCCCTTTGACTGTCCCGAAGGGCAGCAAAGGAATAGCAGTAATGTCCGGAATGAGCCCGCGTGTGCACGAATGCACGGCATGGCTGTCCGTCAGCTATAAAAATTGGGGATTAAAAGAACGCTTGCGGCGAGTTCAAAATGGGCAGAGCCGATGGAGAAAGCTGTAATAATCAGGCAGCGTGGTTTCTCCATTACTCACGGGAAGTAGTTGTACGGATTCCCTGACAACTTTGGGAATTCTGGTAATCTCATATTGCGGCACCGCCTGGGAAACCAGCGTGAGGAACCGGTAAGTGGAATGCCGGTGGCTCAGCAGATCGGATAGTGTTTCCTTCCATTCGACCTCATCGGCCCGGACGATCGTTTCGTTTTTGCAGATCGTGTCGTCGATTAACACAATATCACCCGTGCCCGACCGATCTTCGACGGCAAAGGGCGAAAACGCCTCCGTTCCGATGTCAATCTTGCACGCGAAAGCCCTGTGCTGCCCGAAAAGCAGCGAAAAAGCAAATTGCGTTAGCCAGAAAAACAATACAAAAGTTCTTTTTGTCATGATGCTGATAGCAATCAGTTCATTAAAAAATTCATACTTTTATAATGAATCCAAGAATGAATGGAACTATAAAAACGGAAATGTGATACAATCGGGCAATAGTTCAAATATAACGTTTCAAATGTAGATTGCAAACCTTATTGAATGTTAATGAACGTTAACACAATTGCCATCACATTGAAACTCAAAAAATTATGCCGGTGAATTGTAATCAAAAAAACCGTTTGATGTTTCATCCGTGACAATCGGAAAGTGTAGTTTTCGAATGGCTGCATCTGTCTGATAAAAAATGTATCTTTAAACTGGCCTCATCCCGGGGAGAAAACGCAACGATGCAGCCATGGCCGTGCTACCTATCCATACCGAACATTTTGTACTCACGAAGATGACGGCCGGAGACGGTGACAAGTATTTTCGGCTCAGCAATAATGCCAATGTCATGAAATTCGTGACCGGCTACTCGCTCACCCGCGAGGAGTCGGACCAGATGCTGGCAGGCTTCCTGGCCGAGCACGGCGCAGATACTTACCTGGGCAGGTATCTGATCGAGGACAGGTTTTCCGGCGAGCTGATCGGCGCGGCCAAGCTCGATAAGGTTGGGGCGGCGATCGAGATCGGGTATCGGGTAATGGAGGAATTCTGGGGGCGGGGCGTGGCTACGGAGATTGCCAGCGGGCTGATCCGGTTTTCGAAGCATGTGCTCAAAGCCCGCGATGTGATCGCGTTTGTGAATGTCAATAACGCAGCGTCCATCAGGGTGCTGGAAAAGGCCGGTATGATCAATACCGAGACGATAGAAGATCTTGACGAAGTCAAGTACAGGTTTAATTATTCACCCAAAAATACCTCTTCTATGAAAAAAGTGCTCTACGTTGTACTGGGACTCATTGCGCTGGTCCTCATTGCCGCTTTCATTTTGCCCAAAGAGTATGCCGTCGAACGGGACATTACGATCGCCAGGCCGAAAGCGCAGGTTTTTGAATATGTGAAATCGCTGAGAAAGCAAAACGACTGGAGTGTATGGGCGCGCCGCGATCCCAATATGCGCCAGAACTTTTCCGGGACGGACGGAACGGTCGGGTTCGTTTCGATGTGGGAGGGGAACGATGAAGTAGGGAAAGGAGAGCAGGAAATCACGAGGATCGACGAGGGCAAAAGGGTGGATACCCAGCTGCGGTTTCTGAAACCGTTCGAGAGCACCAGCGATGCCTACATCCTTACCGAGGCCATTGATTCGACGTCTACCCGCGTTCGCTGGGGTTTTACAGGCAAAATGCCGATTCCGATGAACCTGATGCTTCCGATCATGAATATCGAAGAAGCAATCGGGAAGGATTTCCAGGATGGGCTGACCAATCTGAAAGGAATACTCGAAAAACAATGAGGAAACCATCCGGCACGCCGCCCGGATTGGAACAATACCGCAACTTATGAATAGCCACGACACGAGGATTGACGCTTACATTGTCCAGTCCGCCAGCTTTGCCATTCCCATTCTCGAATACCTGCGCGCGCTCGTGCACGAGACCTGCCCGGAAACGAAAGAAACCATGAAATGGAGTTTCCCGCATTTTGAGTACAAAGGAAATATCCTGTGCAGCATGGCGTCGTTCAAGCAGCATTGCGCATTCGGTTTCTGGCTGGAATCGCGACTCACCGATCCGCATAACCTGCTCGCCGCCAATGGCGAACGGGTAGGAATGGGAAGCCTGGGTAAAATTGCCAGCCTGGACGACCTGCCGGAAGAGCACCATCTCAAAGGTTTCATCCTCGAAGCCATGCGGCTGATCGACAACGGTGTGAAACTGAAAAAAGAAAACAAGCCCGGTGAACCGAAAGAATTGACCGTTCCCCGTTACCTCACCGAAGCGCTGGCAGCAAATGCACCCGCCGGGAAGGTTTTTGAAGGTTTTAGTTATTCCAATAAAAAAGAATATGTGGAATGGCTTGAAGATGCCAAAACGGAAACGACCCGTGAAAAAAGGCTGGGGCAGGCCCTGGAATGGATTGCGGAAGGGAAAGTGCGCAACTGGAAATATGTGAAGTAACAATGCAACTCCGGATCATAAAAATCCGGAGTTGCCTGCATTAAAACTGGCCGTCTGCTCCGGCAATTGTATATCTGAAAGTGTAGTAGCTCGATTTTTCCGTAGGCACATCTTCCGGCGCGCCTTTGTAATAGCTGATGATTTCCAGTTTGGCAATTTTGCCCTCAGCCGTTTTGACGAGCAATGTCCGGCCGGGGATGGGCAGGATCGCATGCACGCTCATATCATACTTATACCACGAGTTGCCGCTCCCGCCGGGAATGGCGAAACCCGCGTCGCCATCGGTTTTGTAGCCGTCTTTCGGCGCTTCGCTTACCTGGTCAAATGGTTTTTCCAATACAATGGCGCCGCCTTCGCCCGGGCCGCTCGTGCCGCCGTTGGTTGCGATGGTCGTCTTGCTGAATGCGATGTCCCAGTTTTTGGTCTTCGCGTCGCCGGGCGCAACTTCTTTCCCGGTAGCCAGGCTGAAATACACGTAGGATTTCGTGTTGGCATTCAAGTCTTTAATGACCGTAATTTCTGGTTTTGCTGCCACGATGGTCTTTCCTGTGGTTATTTCGGGTACTTCGGGGGCCACTGCCCACGCGAATGCCGCGATGATGATCTTTGTCAATAGCATATTTACAGTGTTTAGCACAAACGGCCACCTGTCAGGCAGCCGTTTGAAAAAATTGATACCTAGGCCCCTTTTTTAACGAGCTTGTATTCGAGTTTCGGCTTGCCGCGTTCGCCGCTGTCATCCGCGTGGAAGCTGATGAACCGCAGCTTATAAATGTTTCCGGCCGTATCCTTGATGAGGTAGAAACGGTCGGTTTTAACGCCGATCGGTCCACCAGAAGTCACGCGCCATTTGGAACCGATCGCATCGGCTGCCTTGCTGAATGTAATGCCGGTGAGGTTGGTTTCAGCAAATGCGTCGTAGGTGGCGGTGGTGGTAAGTACTTCGGCCGCCTCCACATTCGCGAGGTTGTTGGTAAACACGAGGTCGGAGAAGCCGTAAGGGATCAGCCCCGTCCCAAAATTGGTAAAGTACATGCTGTAACCCCATCTCAGGTCCCAGCGATCTTTGGCAGGTTCCACATTTACCGTCGCGCCTTTTTCAAGTGAAATGAACTCGAAATTGAATGCTGCGTCCTTGTTGACATCCAATGTCTTAAATGTAGTCTCATTCACTTTGGCATATTGCAAAGTATAGCCGCTTCCTTTGCGAAGGACGCGGATCTTGTAAAGATCTGCCGCGGGCAGTACATCCCTCGATCCGCCTTTGCGGTTCAAAATATACACCTTGTTGTCAGCGTCAGTAGCCGAAACCGCCGCGATGGCCGTTTTGGTGATGTCGCCCGCCGCATTGTCTACGAGCGAAAGCTTGCCCGCGCCCTGGCCCACAGCCAGCGAATCGGACACGAAATCCTTGTCGGAAACGGCATTAATGTCCGTTTTGGTGGTTGCCAATGCCGATGCGCCGTTTGTTCCGTTGATCGTCACGCGGAAGTCCTCTCCGTTGAAGAACCCAAGGTCCCAGCTGTTACGCAGGACGGGCGTCTGCACGTTGCTGCTCAGGTCGAGGAACACCGCGTTGGCTGCACTGCTTCCCGGTTCTTTGTCGGCGATGCCGTTCAATTGAATGCTGGTACCTTCGGAAACGATCGCCTTGAAGCTCAGTTTCAGGGCAGAATTTGTCCCTACCAGCACCGGGCTTCCCACCGATGCGATTTTGAATGCAATGCTTTCGTCGCCATCCAGCAGCACGCCTGCTTTTTTGGCTACCTTAAAAGAAACAGACGATTGCCCGGCCGGTACTGTTAATGCGATGGCGTTGTTGGCCGCTGCGGGCGTGGTCGTGAATTCCATGCCGTAAGTCAGCTGCGCAGGCGTGAGCGATACCGAGATGGGCGTAGCGGCGTCTACCGCTCTGGACAGCGCGATCTTGATTTCGGTTTCCTCACCTTCAAAACCCTTTTCGGTGCTTTCAAAAGCGGCCAGGTTATCCGGTAAAGGCGGTTCGTCGTCACTGCACGCGTTGAATGTTCCCAGGAAAGCAACCAGTAATAGTGACCGGACTATTTTCTTCATAGTTAATTGGAGTTATAATGAAAGGGTATTGATTGTTAATGCTTTGTCCATTGAAAACTAAGGCCGAGGAAATACGAACGGCCGAAAGACATTGGTACCGGGCCGCCTGTGCTGTGCGCCCCGCCGGTATCGATGGATGTGTTCCGGAGGTTGGTCACGTCGAACAGGTTTTTCACACCGCCCAGCAGGTTGATCGTCTTCCCGAGCGTCTTGCTGAGCGTGAGGTCGGCCATGTGGAAGCCAGCGGTTTCGGCCAGGTGTACGGTCACCAGATCGACGCTCTGGTAAACCGGGCGCTTGCCGGAGTATTTGTAGAACAGGTTAATGCTCGCACCGGCTTTTTTGAATGTGTAAAGCAGGTTGGTATTGATCTCGGCAGACCACACAAACTCGGGCAGCGAGCCGAAGTCCGAATCCGAAAACTCGTTGTAACGACCGATGTAAGTCGCGCCGAGCGTCGCTTGTAAATTTTTCCAGAAGAGCTTGTTATCCAGCGTGATACCGGTTGTTTTGTTCAAATGCACATTCATGTAAGTCGTCTGGGAGGCGTCGTTCGGGTCGGTGGCGAAGTCGATCATGTCGTGAAATACGTTGTAAAATCCGCCGAGCGTGGAGCTGATGCTCAGGCCCTCGCGGCGGGTAGCCTGCCATACGAGAAATGCGTTGTAACTGTTGGAGTACTCCGCTTTCAGGTTCACATTACCGTTAATGGAGTGCGAGGAGTCGTGAAAGTCGAAATACAGCTCACGCAATGCAGGCGAGCGAAATCCCCGCGCATAACCGAAACGGAAGTCGAGCGACTTGCCGAGCGTAATCTTACCGTTTATCGACGGGATCGCCGGCGGCGCGTCGTAAATCGAGTTTTTCAGGAAACGCAAACCCGGCGTGAGCTTGAAGAAATTGCCCAGGCGGATTTCAGGAGCTACAAATAAGGCATATTCGTTGATCGTGGGCGTGGCAAGAATGCGCGCACCCGATGCATTGTTGTTCGAATAATCGATTCCCGCCAGCAAC includes:
- a CDS encoding efflux RND transporter periplasmic adaptor subunit; its protein translation is MKNLKWPLLLLISVFAYGCASKSETLSESKDSVPTIPVTELRPQKTSLHREYVGDIHAVRNVEIYARVKGYLEEIYVDEGKEVKKGQTLFRINNEEYEAQLAKAKANLQSAIAEAKGAELEVKRVKLLVDKNVVSKTELDVAQAKLAAANAKIEEAKSEKSNAAIQLAYTVIRAPFDGVVDRLPHKMGSLIDEGTLLTTLSDTKTVYAYFNVSENEYLEYIKTRGNAATKNAVVELELADGSFFKHKGTIETMEGAFDEGTGSIAFRARFSNPEKLLKHGSTGTIRLTNTVENAILIPQKAAFEIQDKNFVYVLGKDNKVKTRSFVPQSRLSTFYVVKSGLEPGETIVYEGLQSLRDGATINPKNVTVDSTDVPTEKIELTSR
- a CDS encoding GNAT family N-acetyltransferase — its product is MAVLPIHTEHFVLTKMTAGDGDKYFRLSNNANVMKFVTGYSLTREESDQMLAGFLAEHGADTYLGRYLIEDRFSGELIGAAKLDKVGAAIEIGYRVMEEFWGRGVATEIASGLIRFSKHVLKARDVIAFVNVNNAASIRVLEKAGMINTETIEDLDEVKYRFNYSPKNTSSMKKVLYVVLGLIALVLIAAFILPKEYAVERDITIARPKAQVFEYVKSLRKQNDWSVWARRDPNMRQNFSGTDGTVGFVSMWEGNDEVGKGEQEITRIDEGKRVDTQLRFLKPFESTSDAYILTEAIDSTSTRVRWGFTGKMPIPMNLMLPIMNIEEAIGKDFQDGLTNLKGILEKQ
- a CDS encoding YdeI/OmpD-associated family protein; translation: MNSHDTRIDAYIVQSASFAIPILEYLRALVHETCPETKETMKWSFPHFEYKGNILCSMASFKQHCAFGFWLESRLTDPHNLLAANGERVGMGSLGKIASLDDLPEEHHLKGFILEAMRLIDNGVKLKKENKPGEPKELTVPRYLTEALAANAPAGKVFEGFSYSNKKEYVEWLEDAKTETTREKRLGQALEWIAEGKVRNWKYVK
- a CDS encoding HmuY family protein, whose amino-acid sequence is MLLTKIIIAAFAWAVAPEVPEITTGKTIVAAKPEITVIKDLNANTKSYVYFSLATGKEVAPGDAKTKNWDIAFSKTTIATNGGTSGPGEGGAIVLEKPFDQVSEAPKDGYKTDGDAGFAIPGGSGNSWYKYDMSVHAILPIPGRTLLVKTAEGKIAKLEIISYYKGAPEDVPTEKSSYYTFRYTIAGADGQF
- a CDS encoding HmuY family protein — translated: MKKIVRSLLLVAFLGTFNACSDDEPPLPDNLAAFESTEKGFEGEETEIKIALSRAVDAATPISVSLTPAQLTYGMEFTTTPAAANNAIALTVPAGQSSVSFKVAKKAGVLLDGDESIAFKIASVGSPVLVGTNSALKLSFKAIVSEGTSIQLNGIADKEPGSSAANAVFLDLSSNVQTPVLRNSWDLGFFNGEDFRVTINGTNGASALATTKTDINAVSDKDFVSDSLAVGQGAGKLSLVDNAAGDITKTAIAAVSATDADNKVYILNRKGGSRDVLPAADLYKIRVLRKGSGYTLQYAKVNETTFKTLDVNKDAAFNFEFISLEKGATVNVEPAKDRWDLRWGYSMYFTNFGTGLIPYGFSDLVFTNNLANVEAAEVLTTTATYDAFAETNLTGITFSKAADAIGSKWRVTSGGPIGVKTDRFYLIKDTAGNIYKLRFISFHADDSGERGKPKLEYKLVKKGA